One window of the Lytechinus pictus isolate F3 Inbred chromosome 5, Lp3.0, whole genome shotgun sequence genome contains the following:
- the LOC135154199 gene encoding uncharacterized protein LOC135154199: MAAINVYDYNDGGGGDDDSGDDGGGDEDSGDVVVVVDDDDDGDDDDGGDDGGGGGGGGNGFGGDGGFGDDGSGGDDGGDDGDDGGGGGGGNGFGGDGGVGDGGCGGDVTGGCGSGDDDNDDDGREEGKGGW; the protein is encoded by the exons ATGGCAGCCATAAATGTTT atgattataatgatggtggtggtggtgatgatgatagtggtgatgatggtggaggTGATGAAGATAGTGGtgatgtggtggtggtggttgatgacgatgatgatggtgatgatgatgatggtggtgatgatggtggtggtggtggtggtggtggtaatggtttTGGTGGGGATGGCGGttttggtgatgatggtagtggtggtgatgatggtggtgatgatggtgatgatggtggtggtggtggtggtggtaatggtttTGGTGGggatggtggtgttggtgatggtggttgtggtggagATGTTACTGGTGGTTGCggtagtggtgatgacgataatgatgatgatgggagagAGGAGGGGAAAGGGGGATGGTGA
- the LOC135154198 gene encoding carbohydrate sulfotransferase 13-like, translated as MASYSILHRDYKRDTNLLIKNDSSFRPVIIKDLPGIHEDRPTVVEDRPGVEENRPTVTNDRPGSEGDRPFVGNDRPGVDEDRPATVKDHPGVDEDRPVAVKNRTGIEVDRPTLVNDRPGVDEDRPAIVKDRPGDIEDRPAVDKDRPGVDVNRPAVVGENSDVGKNLSAAVGNRPAVLKNHQEGQVVVKDRLPVANDRSAEGLNRSTTVIELTESTKLESLANATHRQKVRKDVLRKACSELKRKPSRTGNLSPKALASFDHTMFFDKHRMMYCYVPKVGCTSWKQAFLASHGIILPSNVSIHKTFEATFKNLSQVKPVLANRKIKEYTYFVFVRNPFTRLLSAFREKIENRNPRNPTDCHLCFLMTRWFRETDPLYLDSRNRSEPYTFEQFVRYAIGTKKPNEHWTNQYQLCHPCQVDFDFIGKYETIHEDVEDFLRSMTSGSSLRFPESDPSKPRTHSSSDENMVKYYSSLPDHVFVALVHSLYRDLRVFGYSIPEVISRPNLRLPVTIETD; from the exons atgg cATCTTACAGTATCCTGCATCGGGATTATAAACGGGATACGAACCtcttaataaaaaatgattcatCTTTTCGCCCAGTCATCATAAAGGATCTCCCAGGCATTCATGAAGATCGTCCAACCGTCGTAGAAGATCGCCCAGGTGTTGAGGAAAATCGCCCAACCGTCACAAATGATCGCCCAGGCAGTGAGGGAGATCGCCCATTCGTCGGAAATGATCGTCCAGGCGTTGATGAAGATCGTCCAGCCACCGTAAAAGATCATCCAGGTGTTGATGAAGATCGTCCAGTCGCCGTCAAAAATCGCACAGGCATTGAGGTAGATCGTCCAACCCTCGTAAATGATCGCCCAGGAGTTGATGAAGATCGTCCAGCCATCGTCAAAGATCGCCCAGGAGATATTGAAGATCGTCCAGCAGTCGATAAAGATCGCCCGGGCGTTGATGTAAATCGTCCAGCCGTCGTAGGAGAAAACTCAGACGTTGGTAAAAACCTTTCAGCAGCCGTAGGAAATCGTCCAGCCGTTCTTAAAAACCACCAAGAAGGGCAGGTCGTCGTAAAAGACCGCCTACCCGTCGCCAACGATCGATCAGCTGAGGGGTTAAATCGCTCAACCACCGTCATTGAACTAACAGAAAGCACCAAACTAGag TCGCTTGCTAATGCTACACATCGTCAGAAAGTACGCAAGGATGTCCTACGAAAGGCATGCTCCGAACTCAAACGGAAACCATCAAGAACGGGTAACCTGAGCCCAAAGGCTCTTGCCTCCTTCGACCATACAATGTTCTTTGATAAGCACCGAATGATGTACTGTTATGTGCCAAAGGTAGGATGCACTAGCTGGAAGCAGGCTTTTCTTGCATCCCACGGGATAATACTGCCCAGCAACGTAAGCATCCACAAGACATTCGAAGCTACTTTCAAGAACTTGAGTCAGGTGAAACCAGTATTAGCCAATCGGAAAATCAAGGAATACACTTATTTTGTGTTTGTCCGCAATCCTTTTACACGTTTACTGTCAGCGTTTCGCGAAAAGATTGAGAATAGAAACCCCAGAAACCCAACTGATTGCCACCTATGTTTCCTGATGACTCGCTGGTTCCGGGAAACAGACCCGCTATACTTGGACAGTAGGAACCGCTCTGAACCATATACCTTCGAACAGTTCGTCCGGTACGCCATTGGTACTAAAAAACCAAACGAGCATTGGACCAATCAGTATCAGTTGTGTCACCCGTGTCAGgtcgatttcgattttatcgGGAAGTACGAAACCATACACGAAGATGTAGAGGATTTCTTGAGATCGATGACGAGCGGTTCTTCGCTAAGGTTCCCAGAATCTGATCCTTCAAAACCACGAACGCATAGTTCCAGTGATGAGAACATGGTTAAGTACTACAGTTCTCTCCCGGATCACGTCTTTGTTGCCCTTGTTCATAGCTTGTACCGTGATCTAAGAGTGTTCGGGTATTCTATACCGGAAGTTATCAGTAGGCCCAACCTGCGTCTTCCGGTAACCATAGAGACTGATTAA